A genomic stretch from Haemophilus parainfluenzae ATCC 33392 includes:
- the galM gene encoding galactose-1-epimerase — MLEKTAFNAPDGQPYQLVQLTNSNDMTVQFMDWGATWLSCKVPVNSELREVLLGCKVEDYPHQTAYLGASIGRYANRIANAQFELGERTIQLVANQGKHQLHGGKEGFDKRRWKVEECGQNFVRFSLVSPDGDQGFEGNVKANVIYTLTDENSVKIEYEAESDKDTALNLTNHAYFNLENAEQGSDVRNHTLRLNADFYLPVDGEGIPNSPLKHVVNTSFDFRVAKPIAQDFQQGEQVVTKGYDHSFIVNKAWQKPCALLTSPNEDLSLEVLTSQAALQVYTGNYLAGTPTREGDTYQDFSGIALETQCLPDTPNHPEWQNYGGIQKTGERYYQWTEFRFK, encoded by the coding sequence ATGCTAGAAAAAACGGCGTTCAATGCACCAGATGGACAGCCTTATCAACTTGTTCAACTCACTAATTCGAATGACATGACCGTGCAATTTATGGATTGGGGAGCCACTTGGCTTTCATGTAAAGTCCCTGTGAACAGTGAGTTGCGAGAAGTTTTACTCGGCTGCAAAGTGGAGGATTATCCTCATCAAACTGCTTATTTGGGCGCAAGCATAGGACGCTATGCGAACCGTATTGCTAACGCCCAATTTGAATTGGGTGAGCGAACAATCCAGCTGGTCGCTAATCAAGGCAAACATCAATTACATGGCGGTAAAGAAGGCTTTGATAAACGCCGTTGGAAGGTGGAAGAGTGCGGTCAGAATTTTGTGCGTTTTTCCCTTGTGTCTCCCGATGGTGATCAAGGTTTTGAAGGTAATGTTAAAGCTAATGTGATTTACACGCTGACCGATGAAAATAGTGTAAAAATTGAATACGAAGCAGAAAGCGATAAAGATACCGCGCTGAACTTAACAAACCACGCTTATTTCAATTTAGAAAATGCCGAGCAGGGCAGTGATGTGCGAAATCATACACTACGCCTTAATGCGGATTTCTATTTACCGGTTGATGGTGAAGGCATCCCAAATTCACCACTTAAGCATGTGGTGAATACCAGCTTTGATTTTCGAGTGGCAAAACCAATCGCACAAGATTTCCAACAAGGCGAGCAAGTGGTAACGAAAGGTTACGATCATTCCTTTATCGTCAATAAAGCATGGCAAAAACCTTGCGCATTATTGACTTCCCCTAATGAAGATTTAAGCCTTGAAGTGCTCACATCCCAAGCCGCGTTACAGGTTTATACGGGAAACTATCTTGCAGGCACTCCAACTCGTGAAGGTGACACTTATCAAGATTTCAGCGGCATCGCACTTGAAACTCAATGTCTTCCCGATACCCCTAACCATCCCGAATGGCAAAATTATGGCGGTATTCAAAAAACAGGTGAACGCTATTACCAATGGACAGAGTTTAGGTTTAAATAG
- the lnt gene encoding apolipoprotein N-acyltransferase yields the protein MNKLVIYLIALISGVIGVFAFSPFDYWGLAYVSLGGLLFVAKNTKKSTALLATFLWSMGFFCFGVSWLNVSIHQFGGASLGVSYLLVGLLSAYLALYPMLFTYLVQRFQVQSAVIFAAIWTLTEFLRGWVFTGFPWLQFGYTQIDSPFYGIAPIFGVTGMTFFTVWASAVIFNLIFALSKKQWNLVGVNALLLLVVGGLSAYAGKVNFVQPKEGKGLTITLAQGNIEQNLKWDPEYLYATVDIYQKQILAHLGKSDLIILPESALPTLENAITPFFEALDKVAKEKNTEVMIGTVYRDEQSGKLLNSIVTAGNPDFPYELTTKNRYSKHHLVPFGEYVPLESLLRPLNSVFNLPMSAFQSGDAVQPSFMAKQHAFAPAICYEIIFGEQLRENLKKETDYLLTISNDAWFGDSIGPWQHLQMARMRAIELGKPLIRATNTGISVFIDAKGKIEAQAPQFEETTLTHKMVPTEGKTPYAALGNFPIYVLSLIFVLLRGFTTLLKRRLNLSQK from the coding sequence ATGAATAAGTTAGTGATTTATCTTATTGCTCTGATTTCTGGTGTGATTGGCGTGTTTGCCTTTTCGCCGTTTGATTATTGGGGATTAGCCTATGTATCGTTGGGCGGATTGCTTTTTGTGGCGAAAAATACCAAAAAATCAACCGCACTTTTGGCCACCTTTTTGTGGTCGATGGGCTTTTTCTGTTTTGGTGTAAGTTGGTTAAATGTCAGCATTCATCAATTTGGTGGCGCTTCCCTTGGCGTGAGTTATCTCTTGGTAGGCTTACTTTCGGCTTACCTAGCACTTTATCCTATGCTTTTCACTTATTTAGTGCAGCGTTTTCAGGTACAAAGTGCGGTCATTTTTGCCGCGATTTGGACATTGACTGAATTCTTGCGTGGTTGGGTGTTTACCGGTTTTCCTTGGTTACAATTTGGTTATACCCAAATCGACAGTCCGTTTTACGGTATCGCGCCGATCTTTGGTGTCACAGGGATGACATTCTTTACCGTTTGGGCAAGTGCGGTCATTTTTAACCTTATTTTTGCACTATCGAAAAAACAATGGAATTTAGTCGGCGTAAATGCGTTGCTATTATTGGTTGTGGGTGGATTAAGCGCTTATGCCGGTAAGGTGAATTTTGTTCAACCCAAAGAAGGTAAAGGGCTAACGATCACGCTTGCACAAGGTAATATTGAGCAAAATTTGAAATGGGATCCAGAATATCTTTATGCCACGGTAGACATCTATCAAAAACAAATTTTGGCGCATTTAGGCAAGTCTGATTTGATTATTTTGCCCGAGTCGGCATTGCCTACTCTTGAAAATGCGATTACGCCATTTTTTGAAGCCTTAGATAAAGTCGCAAAAGAGAAAAACACGGAAGTGATGATTGGCACCGTGTATCGTGATGAGCAAAGCGGTAAATTATTAAATTCCATTGTAACGGCAGGGAATCCTGATTTTCCTTATGAGTTGACGACGAAAAATCGTTATAGCAAACATCATCTCGTGCCATTTGGTGAATATGTGCCATTAGAAAGTTTGTTGCGCCCACTTAATTCTGTATTTAATTTGCCAATGTCTGCGTTCCAAAGTGGCGATGCGGTACAGCCGTCATTTATGGCGAAGCAACATGCTTTTGCACCGGCTATTTGTTATGAAATTATTTTTGGTGAGCAACTTCGTGAAAATCTGAAAAAAGAAACCGATTATTTGCTGACAATTTCTAATGATGCATGGTTTGGTGATAGTATTGGCCCTTGGCAGCATTTACAAATGGCTAGAATGCGCGCGATTGAATTAGGAAAACCATTAATTCGTGCAACGAATACAGGGATTTCAGTGTTTATTGATGCAAAAGGCAAGATTGAAGCACAAGCGCCTCAATTTGAGGAAACCACACTGACCCATAAAATGGTGCCAACAGAAGGCAAAACGCCTTATGCAGCATTAGGTAATTTTCCTATTTATGTGTTGTCATTGATTTTTGTGTTATTACGTGGCTTCACGACGTTATTAAAACGCCGCTTGAACCTTTCACAAAAATAG
- the mlaC gene encoding phospholipid-binding protein MlaC, translating into MMKFTQFKKWFSVMAFAVTALFVTQTVRAETSPYVLMQQASDKLFADIKNNQAKIKKDPNYLRTIVRNDLLPYVQVNYAGSLVLGSHFKSTTPEQREKFFKAFSDFIEQAYAQVLTAYTDQNIQIEPAKEVGDKNLVSIRVNIMQNGGQAPIKLDFKWRKNSKTGEWQAYDMVAEGVSMVVTKQNEWSGILRQQGIEALTAQIQKSAAAPVTLSK; encoded by the coding sequence ATGATGAAATTTACTCAGTTTAAAAAATGGTTTAGCGTAATGGCATTTGCAGTGACTGCACTTTTTGTGACTCAAACTGTACGTGCAGAAACGAGCCCTTATGTGTTGATGCAACAAGCATCAGATAAGTTATTTGCCGATATCAAAAACAATCAGGCAAAAATTAAAAAGGATCCAAATTATTTACGTACCATCGTGCGTAACGATTTATTACCTTACGTGCAAGTAAACTATGCAGGTTCTTTGGTGTTAGGTTCACACTTCAAATCAACTACGCCAGAACAACGTGAAAAATTCTTTAAAGCATTCAGCGATTTTATCGAACAAGCTTATGCACAAGTGTTAACCGCTTATACCGATCAAAATATTCAAATTGAACCGGCTAAAGAAGTGGGTGACAAAAACCTTGTGAGCATTCGTGTCAACATCATGCAAAATGGTGGACAAGCGCCAATCAAATTAGATTTCAAATGGCGTAAAAACAGTAAAACTGGTGAATGGCAAGCTTATGACATGGTTGCAGAAGGCGTGAGCATGGTTGTAACTAAACAAAATGAATGGAGCGGTATCTTACGTCAACAAGGTATTGAGGCATTAACAGCTCAAATTCAAAAATCTGCCGCAGCACCTGTGACATTGAGCAAATAA
- the galT gene encoding galactose-1-phosphate uridylyltransferase: protein MNETVFEPTDHPHRRYNPLIDQWVLVSPHRAKRPWQGQQEKVGEEQKPSHDPNCYLCPRNKRITGEPNPDYHKPYVFKNDFSALLENTPAPEQSADPLFQMSQARGESRVICFSPDHSKTLPLLTALEIEEVIKVWQEQLCELGQKYQWVQIFENKGAAMGCSNPHPHGQIWANSFLPNEVAREDVAQRNYYEKHGSVLLVDYVQKELEKKERIVVETEHWVAVVPYWAVWPFETLLLPKVHVKRLTELTEAQAKDLAVILKKLATKYDNLFETSFPYSMGFHAAPFNGEDNEHWQFHAHFYPPLLRSATVRKFMVGYEMLGESQRDLTAEQAAERLRALSEVHYKER, encoded by the coding sequence ATGAACGAAACCGTATTTGAACCGACAGATCATCCGCATCGTCGTTATAATCCGTTAATTGATCAATGGGTTTTAGTCTCACCACATCGCGCTAAACGTCCATGGCAAGGGCAACAAGAAAAAGTGGGTGAGGAACAAAAGCCAAGCCACGATCCAAATTGTTATCTTTGCCCGCGTAATAAACGTATCACTGGCGAACCTAATCCGGATTACCATAAACCTTATGTATTCAAAAATGATTTCTCGGCTTTATTAGAAAATACACCCGCGCCAGAGCAATCAGCCGATCCTCTTTTCCAAATGAGCCAAGCTCGTGGTGAAAGCCGTGTTATTTGTTTTTCACCAGATCACAGCAAAACCTTGCCATTATTGACCGCACTTGAAATTGAAGAAGTGATTAAAGTGTGGCAAGAGCAATTGTGTGAACTGGGGCAAAAATATCAGTGGGTACAGATTTTTGAAAACAAAGGCGCTGCAATGGGATGCTCCAATCCCCATCCGCATGGACAAATCTGGGCAAATAGCTTTTTACCAAATGAAGTCGCGCGTGAAGATGTTGCTCAACGAAATTATTATGAAAAACACGGTTCGGTGCTTTTAGTGGATTACGTTCAAAAAGAATTAGAGAAAAAAGAACGTATTGTAGTGGAAACCGAGCATTGGGTTGCCGTGGTGCCTTATTGGGCGGTATGGCCATTTGAGACCTTGTTGTTGCCTAAAGTGCATGTCAAACGCTTAACAGAATTAACGGAGGCTCAAGCTAAAGATCTTGCCGTGATATTGAAAAAATTGGCAACGAAATACGATAACTTATTTGAAACGTCTTTCCCTTATTCGATGGGCTTCCATGCTGCACCATTTAATGGTGAAGATAACGAACATTGGCAGTTTCATGCGCATTTTTATCCACCGTTGTTGCGTTCTGCTACGGTTCGCAAATTTATGGTGGGCTATGAAATGCTAGGTGAAAGCCAGCGAGACCTCACTGCTGAACAAGCAGCAGAAAGATTACGTGCGTTAAGCGAAGTACATTATAAAGAACGTTAA
- the mlaF gene encoding phospholipid ABC transporter ATP-binding protein MlaF: MNKNLIEVKNLTFKRGERVIYDNLNLKVQQGKITAIMGPSGIGKTTLLKLIGGQLHPEQGEILFDGQDICRLSNRELYEVRKRMGMLFQSGALFTDISTFDNVAFPIREHTRLPESLIRQIVLMKLEAVGLRGAADLMPSELSGGMARRAALARAIALDPDLIMFDEPFTGQDPISMGVIVSLIKRFNEALNLTSIVVSHDVNEILSIADYAYIIADKHVIAEGTSEQLLASQDPQVVQFLKGEADGPVKFHYPAGDYVEELFK; encoded by the coding sequence ATGAATAAAAATCTAATCGAAGTCAAAAACCTGACCTTTAAACGAGGTGAGCGTGTGATTTACGATAACCTGAATTTGAAAGTCCAACAGGGCAAAATTACGGCCATTATGGGGCCATCAGGGATCGGGAAAACCACGCTGCTAAAATTAATTGGTGGTCAGTTGCATCCTGAACAGGGCGAGATTTTGTTTGATGGACAAGATATTTGTCGTCTTTCAAATCGTGAGCTTTACGAAGTGCGTAAACGCATGGGAATGTTATTCCAATCAGGTGCATTATTTACGGATATTTCAACGTTTGATAACGTGGCATTTCCGATTCGCGAGCATACGCGCTTGCCAGAAAGTCTAATTCGTCAAATTGTGTTGATGAAATTAGAAGCGGTGGGCTTACGCGGTGCGGCAGATTTGATGCCTTCAGAGCTTTCTGGGGGGATGGCGCGTCGTGCAGCATTGGCTCGAGCGATTGCACTTGACCCAGATTTAATCATGTTTGATGAGCCGTTTACGGGGCAAGATCCAATCAGCATGGGCGTGATCGTGAGCTTAATTAAACGTTTTAATGAAGCACTGAATTTAACCTCTATCGTGGTTTCCCATGATGTGAATGAAATATTAAGCATTGCAGATTATGCCTATATCATTGCGGATAAACATGTGATTGCTGAAGGAACATCAGAACAATTGCTCGCGAGTCAAGATCCGCAAGTGGTACAGTTCTTGAAAGGTGAAGCCGATGGTCCGGTAAAATTCCATTATCCGGCAGGTGATTATGTGGAGGAATTATTTAAATGA
- the corC gene encoding CNNM family magnesium/cobalt transport protein CorC (CorC(YbeX) belongs to the Cyclin M Mg2+ Exporter (CNNM) family, and was characterized as belonging to a set of three proteins, at least one of which must be present for CorA to function.), producing MNEEHSSNQTETTKKSFFQSLIGRFFQGELKNREELVEVIRDSEQNDLIDQNTREMIEGVMEIAELRVRDIMIPRSQIVFIESNQDLDACLNTIIESAHSRFPVIADTDDRDNIEGILHAKDLLKFLREDAEEFELSKLLRPVVIVPESKRVDRMLKDFRSERFHMAIVVDEFGAVSGLVTIEDILEQIVGDIEDEFDEEDVADIRQLSRHTYAVRALTDIDDFNTQFNTHFDDEEVDTIGGLIMQAFGYLPKRGEEITLENIQFKVTSADSRRLIQVRVTVPDEHLSDMEGVEEQAE from the coding sequence ATGAACGAAGAACATTCGAGTAATCAAACTGAAACAACTAAAAAATCTTTTTTTCAATCGCTTATTGGGCGTTTTTTCCAAGGTGAGCTGAAAAACCGTGAAGAACTCGTGGAAGTGATTCGCGATTCAGAACAAAACGATTTAATCGATCAAAATACTCGTGAGATGATTGAAGGGGTAATGGAAATCGCCGAGCTTCGTGTACGCGATATCATGATTCCACGCTCTCAAATTGTATTTATTGAATCGAATCAAGATCTCGATGCCTGCTTGAATACCATTATTGAATCTGCCCACTCTCGTTTTCCTGTGATTGCCGATACGGATGACCGCGATAATATTGAAGGTATTTTGCACGCAAAAGATTTGCTTAAGTTTTTACGTGAAGATGCGGAAGAGTTCGAACTTTCCAAGTTGTTACGTCCAGTTGTGATTGTGCCGGAAAGTAAACGTGTCGATCGTATGTTAAAAGATTTTCGCTCTGAGCGTTTCCATATGGCAATTGTGGTAGATGAGTTTGGTGCGGTATCAGGTTTAGTGACCATCGAAGATATTCTCGAACAAATTGTGGGTGATATTGAAGACGAGTTCGATGAGGAAGATGTCGCCGATATTCGTCAGCTTTCTCGTCATACTTATGCGGTGCGTGCACTAACAGATATTGATGATTTTAATACACAATTTAATACGCATTTTGATGATGAAGAAGTGGATACCATTGGCGGTTTGATTATGCAAGCTTTTGGGTATTTGCCTAAGCGAGGTGAAGAAATTACCTTAGAAAATATTCAATTTAAAGTAACTTCTGCCGATAGTCGCCGTTTGATTCAGGTGCGTGTAACTGTGCCGGATGAGCATTTATCGGATATGGAAGGCGTGGAAGAGCAAGCTGAATAA
- the mlaE gene encoding lipid asymmetry maintenance ABC transporter permease subunit MlaE, translating into MIVDMISSLGRSVIKFFRALGRSGFMLFGALVGKPQVRKHFPLLVKQLHVLGVQSLLIILLSGLFIGMVLGLQGYVVLVDFSAETSLGQLVALSLLRELGPVVTALLFAGRAGSALTAEIGLMKATEQLSSLEMMAVDPLRRVIAPRFWAGLIAMPILALLFTAIGIWGGALVGVDWKGVDAGSFWSVMQNAVSWSYDILNGFIKSVFFAIAVVWIALFNGYDCIPTSEGISQATTRTVVHASLVVLGLDFILTAIMFGAG; encoded by the coding sequence ATGATTGTTGATATGATTTCTTCACTTGGACGAAGTGTAATCAAATTTTTCCGCGCATTAGGCCGCTCAGGCTTTATGCTGTTTGGTGCGCTCGTAGGTAAACCGCAAGTTCGTAAACATTTTCCTTTATTAGTGAAACAGTTACACGTATTAGGTGTACAGTCTTTACTAATTATCCTGCTTTCAGGTTTATTTATTGGGATGGTGTTGGGCTTACAAGGTTATGTGGTCTTAGTTGATTTTTCAGCAGAAACCAGCCTTGGACAACTTGTAGCGCTGTCTTTATTACGTGAATTAGGCCCAGTAGTGACCGCACTTTTATTTGCGGGTCGTGCAGGTTCAGCGTTAACGGCTGAAATTGGCTTAATGAAAGCCACAGAACAACTTTCCAGCCTTGAAATGATGGCAGTTGACCCATTACGTCGAGTGATTGCACCGCGTTTTTGGGCGGGCTTGATTGCAATGCCAATTCTTGCGCTTCTCTTTACCGCGATTGGTATTTGGGGCGGTGCGCTTGTTGGTGTAGATTGGAAAGGTGTCGATGCAGGTAGCTTCTGGTCAGTGATGCAAAATGCCGTCAGCTGGAGCTATGACATTTTAAATGGATTTATTAAAAGCGTATTTTTCGCCATTGCAGTGGTGTGGATTGCGTTATTCAATGGTTATGATTGTATTCCAACATCTGAAGGTATCAGTCAAGCCACAACCAGAACGGTTGTCCACGCATCACTTGTGGTACTTGGGCTCGATTTCATCTTAACTGCTATTATGTTTGGGGCAGGTTAA
- the mlaD gene encoding outer membrane lipid asymmetry maintenance protein MlaD: MRQTIKYEFWVGLFLLLGIAALVFLGLRVANVQGFGETKSYTVTATFDNIGGLKVRAPLKLGGVVIGRVSDITLDEKSYLPKVSIAINEEYKEIPENSSLSIKTSGLLGEQYIALTMGFDDGETAMLKNGSQIQDTKSAMVLEDLIGQFLYGDKKADGNAEKAEPEAK; this comes from the coding sequence ATGAGACAAACAATTAAATATGAATTTTGGGTAGGCTTATTTTTACTACTCGGTATCGCAGCGTTAGTATTTCTAGGCTTACGTGTAGCAAATGTGCAAGGTTTTGGTGAAACAAAATCTTACACAGTCACTGCAACTTTTGACAATATTGGTGGACTAAAGGTCCGTGCGCCACTTAAGCTAGGAGGAGTGGTAATCGGTCGTGTTTCTGATATTACGTTAGATGAAAAATCTTACTTGCCAAAAGTAAGCATTGCGATTAATGAAGAATATAAAGAAATTCCGGAAAACAGTTCGTTATCGATCAAAACATCTGGATTATTGGGCGAGCAATATATCGCCTTAACAATGGGCTTTGATGATGGTGAAACCGCGATGTTAAAAAACGGTAGCCAAATTCAAGACACAAAATCCGCAATGGTATTGGAAGATTTAATCGGCCAGTTCCTTTACGGCGATAAAAAAGCAGACGGCAATGCTGAAAAAGCAGAACCTGAAGCCAAATAA